In the Bacillus shivajii genome, one interval contains:
- a CDS encoding DUF3237 domain-containing protein produces MSFEHLPQPKMEFLCDLYVDIGAPFFAGETPVGNRRIIQVSGGAFHGPEFKGRVIPGGDDWITERNDGTVIQDVRIVLETDDEQLVLMTYKGIRHGPKEVIERLNNNEPVDQSEYYFRSSPVFETSSEKYDWLNKTVIISTGKRVPGKAVYTLYKVL; encoded by the coding sequence ATGAGCTTCGAACATTTGCCACAACCAAAAATGGAGTTTTTATGTGATTTATATGTAGATATTGGCGCACCATTTTTTGCGGGAGAAACCCCTGTAGGCAATCGCAGAATTATTCAAGTGTCAGGTGGAGCATTCCACGGCCCAGAATTCAAAGGAAGAGTCATTCCTGGTGGTGATGATTGGATTACAGAAAGAAATGATGGAACGGTTATACAAGATGTTCGTATTGTGCTAGAAACAGACGATGAACAATTGGTGTTAATGACATACAAAGGAATTCGCCATGGCCCTAAAGAGGTCATAGAAAGGCTTAATAATAATGAACCTGTCGATCAGTCGGAATATTATTTTCGTTCATCCCCTGTTTTTGAAACGTCATCTGAAAAATATGATTGGCTAAATAAAACGGTGATCATTTCAACAGGAAAGCGAGTCCCAGGGAAGGCAGTTTACACACTATACAAAGTACTCTAA
- a CDS encoding thiolase family protein has product MSEAVIVSAVRTPIGRHGGVLSSIRPDDLAAIAIKEAVDKANIDPELIEDVILGCANQAGEDNRNVARMGLLLAQLPETVGGVTVNRLCGSGMEAIIQAARAIKSDEGDVFVVGGVESMSRAPWVMPKPDSSFPRGHSEMFDTTLGWRFINPKMNEIFPIEALGETAENVAEKYRVSRQTQDEFAYESQRKYSLANENNIWKDEIIKVPVKTKQGETVLISEDEHPRPNVTVGKLSKLKPVFRSGGTVTAGNSSGLNDGASALVVMSETKAEELGLEPLAKVVTGAVAGVSPSYMGIGPVPSSIKALKQAGWSIDELGIVEVNEAFAAQAVASIQELNIEMSKVNVNGGAIALGHPLGCSGARVITTMVHEMRRREAKKGLATMCIGVGQGISLCVESL; this is encoded by the coding sequence ATGAGTGAAGCAGTGATTGTTTCCGCAGTAAGAACACCAATTGGGCGTCATGGCGGAGTACTATCTTCTATACGCCCTGATGATTTAGCAGCGATTGCGATTAAAGAGGCGGTTGATAAAGCGAACATCGATCCAGAGCTGATTGAAGATGTCATTCTTGGTTGTGCTAATCAAGCCGGTGAGGATAATCGAAATGTTGCGAGAATGGGTCTTCTCCTAGCTCAGTTACCCGAAACTGTTGGAGGTGTTACAGTTAACCGTTTATGTGGTTCTGGAATGGAAGCCATCATCCAAGCAGCTCGTGCGATTAAGAGCGATGAAGGAGATGTGTTTGTCGTCGGTGGTGTTGAGAGCATGAGCCGAGCACCGTGGGTCATGCCAAAACCTGATAGCAGTTTTCCGCGTGGACATTCTGAAATGTTTGATACGACGCTAGGATGGCGGTTTATTAATCCAAAAATGAATGAGATTTTTCCAATAGAAGCACTTGGTGAAACAGCTGAAAATGTTGCGGAAAAGTATCGTGTTTCTCGTCAAACACAAGACGAATTCGCTTATGAAAGTCAAAGAAAATATTCATTGGCAAATGAAAACAACATATGGAAAGATGAAATCATTAAAGTACCTGTAAAGACTAAGCAAGGAGAAACGGTGTTAATTTCTGAAGACGAACACCCTCGTCCAAATGTGACAGTTGGAAAACTTTCAAAACTGAAACCAGTCTTTCGTAGTGGTGGGACGGTGACTGCTGGAAATTCTTCAGGTCTTAACGATGGAGCCTCTGCGTTAGTTGTCATGTCTGAGACGAAAGCAGAAGAGTTAGGTCTTGAGCCACTCGCTAAAGTCGTTACTGGTGCAGTAGCGGGGGTTAGCCCAAGCTATATGGGGATTGGACCAGTTCCATCTTCGATTAAAGCATTAAAACAAGCAGGCTGGTCTATTGATGAGTTAGGAATAGTAGAAGTAAATGAAGCGTTTGCAGCACAGGCAGTTGCATCAATTCAGGAATTGAACATTGAAATGAGTAAAGTGAATGTCAATGGTGGAGCAATTGCTCTTGGTCATCCCTTAGGCTGCAGTGGGGCAAGGGTTATCACAACAATGGTGCATGAAATGAGAAGAAGAGAGGCAAAAAAAGGACTAGCGACGATGTGTATAGGTGTAGGTCAAGGAATTTCACTTTGTGTGGAATCTTTGTAA
- a CDS encoding muconate/chloromuconate family cycloisomerase: MKIKITRITADIVDIPLKRSHQFSAAKIDAKPFLILQMETNEGVIGIGEGTTPGIWWGGESVETMKLVIDQYFSPLLYDEDPRQIERILGRMDRQVFGNEFAKATVEMALYDIVGKLAGVPVYQLFGGQYYEKLPTRWALAIGKVEEDVEEAKVKMEGNVHHQFKMKAGNLPTAEDADRAIKVAEKLKGLTTVGVDPNGSWDELTTRKWMDRLYKAGIAFLEQPLPKWDIDGLARLKEMKKVPIMADESASTLSEVDQLIKREAVDIISLKVHKSGGMSRVKKIAAMAEAAGVPCFGGTSLESSIGTTAALHVYSTIPNLTEGCELFGPIWLADDIVDQPLKLSGGHIFLPEESGLGVTISQEKLNKYRRKNVMSAGGTQ, from the coding sequence TTGAAAATAAAAATAACGAGGATAACGGCAGATATTGTTGATATCCCATTAAAAAGGTCGCATCAATTTTCTGCGGCAAAAATAGATGCAAAGCCTTTTCTCATCCTTCAAATGGAAACAAATGAAGGGGTTATCGGAATTGGAGAAGGAACGACACCTGGAATTTGGTGGGGAGGAGAAAGTGTTGAAACAATGAAGCTTGTCATTGATCAATATTTTTCTCCTCTTTTATATGATGAAGATCCGAGACAAATTGAACGGATCCTCGGACGAATGGATCGTCAAGTGTTTGGAAATGAGTTTGCAAAGGCTACGGTAGAAATGGCTTTGTATGACATTGTTGGAAAGCTTGCAGGTGTTCCTGTCTATCAATTGTTTGGAGGACAGTATTATGAAAAACTACCAACACGTTGGGCTCTAGCCATCGGTAAAGTGGAGGAAGACGTTGAAGAAGCAAAAGTGAAAATGGAAGGGAACGTCCACCATCAATTTAAAATGAAAGCTGGTAACCTTCCCACAGCAGAAGATGCGGATAGAGCAATTAAAGTTGCGGAAAAGTTAAAAGGACTTACAACCGTTGGGGTTGACCCGAATGGATCTTGGGATGAATTAACAACAAGAAAGTGGATGGACCGCCTTTATAAAGCTGGGATCGCATTTTTAGAACAGCCATTGCCAAAGTGGGATATTGATGGCCTTGCTAGATTAAAAGAGATGAAAAAGGTCCCCATTATGGCTGACGAAAGTGCTAGTACACTTTCAGAAGTAGATCAGCTCATTAAGAGAGAAGCTGTAGACATTATCTCTTTAAAGGTCCATAAATCTGGCGGAATGAGTCGAGTGAAAAAAATCGCAGCAATGGCTGAAGCAGCAGGGGTTCCTTGCTTTGGTGGTACATCTTTAGAGAGCTCAATAGGGACAACGGCTGCACTACATGTATACAGTACAATTCCTAATTTAACGGAAGGGTGCGAACTATTTGGTCCAATTTGGCTTGCTGATGATATCGTAGACCAACCACTCAAGTTAAGTGGTGGTCATATTTTCTTACCAGAAGAATCGGGGCTGGGGGTAACCATTTCACAAGAAAAATTGAACAAATATCGCCGTAAAAATGTGATGTCAGCAGGTGGGACGCAATGA
- a CDS encoding CoA-transferase subunit beta: protein MNEYTPDEMMAIAAARQLNDRITCFVGIGLPSTAANLARQMHAPNATLIYESGTIGAKPETLPLSIGDDELAETADTIVPLPEIFNYWLQGGRVDIGFLGGAQIDKFGNLNTTVIGEYDEPKVRLPGAGGAPEIAALAKEVFIVMSFKKRAFVESLEFITSVGYYKGNDTREKLGFTGKGPTKVITDLGILSPDPKTKELVLTEVYPGVSIEDVKANCGWELNVSDRVITTAPPEHKELEQLRRLKEKTRSMKNV, encoded by the coding sequence ATGAACGAATATACGCCTGATGAAATGATGGCGATAGCTGCTGCTAGGCAATTAAATGATCGAATCACTTGTTTTGTGGGGATTGGCTTACCTAGTACTGCAGCGAATTTAGCTCGGCAAATGCATGCACCAAATGCAACACTTATCTATGAATCTGGCACAATTGGAGCAAAACCAGAGACGTTGCCTTTATCCATCGGTGATGATGAACTTGCTGAAACGGCCGATACAATTGTTCCTCTACCAGAAATCTTTAATTACTGGCTGCAAGGTGGCAGAGTGGACATCGGGTTTTTAGGAGGAGCGCAAATTGATAAGTTTGGGAATTTAAATACGACGGTTATTGGTGAATACGATGAACCGAAAGTGAGACTACCGGGGGCAGGAGGAGCTCCAGAAATTGCTGCGTTAGCGAAAGAAGTATTCATTGTCATGTCCTTTAAAAAACGAGCCTTTGTTGAAAGTCTTGAATTTATTACTTCTGTTGGTTACTACAAAGGAAATGATACGCGAGAGAAACTCGGCTTTACAGGGAAAGGGCCTACAAAAGTCATCACTGATTTAGGGATTCTAAGTCCAGATCCAAAAACGAAAGAATTGGTGTTAACGGAGGTTTATCCAGGCGTTTCAATCGAAGACGTAAAAGCGAATTGCGGGTGGGAATTAAATGTTTCAGATCGTGTCATAACAACCGCGCCACCAGAACACAAAGAATTAGAACAATTAAGGAGATTGAAAGAAAAAACAAGGTCAATGAAAAATGTTTAG
- a CDS encoding CoA transferase subunit A, which yields MGEVMTLREAVQTYIQDGDAIALEGFTHLIPHGAAHEIIRQQKRDLTLIRLTPDIIYDQMVGMGIVKEMVYSWGGNPGVGSLHRFRDAVENHWPKTLEIEEHTHAGLANRYVAGAQRLPFTVLKGYVGTDLIKNTKHVSIVKCPFTGEEVTAVKAIHPDVTVIHAQQADRKGNVQMWGIVGIQKEAVFAAKRVIVTVEEIVDEFTPKPNAMFLPASMIHAVSVVPNGTYPSYALDYSTRDNEFYKKWDDISRNRQTYEEWMERFVLNSEDFSEFLNKLKGVIS from the coding sequence TTGGGTGAAGTCATGACGTTACGTGAAGCGGTTCAAACATACATTCAAGATGGAGATGCGATAGCTTTAGAAGGTTTCACTCATCTCATTCCACATGGTGCAGCCCATGAAATTATTCGGCAGCAAAAGCGGGATTTAACATTGATTCGGTTAACGCCTGACATCATTTATGATCAAATGGTCGGTATGGGGATTGTAAAGGAAATGGTTTATTCATGGGGCGGGAACCCAGGTGTGGGTTCCCTCCACCGTTTTCGTGATGCTGTTGAGAACCATTGGCCAAAAACCCTAGAGATTGAAGAGCATACACATGCTGGGCTTGCGAACCGTTATGTCGCAGGTGCTCAGAGACTACCGTTCACGGTTCTCAAAGGGTACGTTGGGACAGACCTCATCAAAAACACGAAACATGTATCGATCGTTAAATGTCCCTTCACTGGAGAGGAAGTGACGGCTGTTAAGGCGATTCATCCGGATGTAACTGTTATTCATGCGCAACAAGCTGATCGAAAAGGGAATGTACAAATGTGGGGGATTGTTGGCATACAAAAAGAGGCAGTATTTGCCGCTAAACGAGTGATTGTCACAGTTGAAGAAATAGTCGATGAGTTCACTCCGAAACCAAATGCTATGTTTCTACCTGCTTCAATGATTCATGCGGTTTCGGTCGTACCGAATGGGACGTATCCATCGTATGCACTTGATTACTCTACAAGAGACAATGAATTCTATAAAAAGTGGGACGACATTAGCCGAAATCGTCAAACGTATGAAGAGTGGATGGAGCGATTTGTGCTTAACTCAGAGGATTTTTCAGAGTTTCTTAATAAGCTCAAGGGTGTGATCTCATGA
- a CDS encoding dioxygenase family protein has translation MANQRVVEIFEAFSEKAKELIEEQKITHEEYRQFCLWFDELGRSGEIPLFMDVFFESHVLRGMYGDMPGTEPSLLGPYYVDNEPELKEPFELPMRPDEKGEVFYFTGIVKSLDGKPLGNTEVCMWQADADGEYSHFADGIPEYNLRGKFKTDDQGKFTVKTVIPAPYQIPTGGPTGQFLDYIDSHPYRPAHLHFIIRAEGHDELITQVFFDGDKWLDTDVADGVRNSLISNLQKQGDHTTGALEFELRPVSVPAKNK, from the coding sequence ATGGCGAATCAAAGAGTAGTTGAAATTTTCGAGGCATTTTCAGAGAAGGCGAAAGAGTTAATTGAAGAACAGAAAATTACGCATGAAGAGTATCGACAGTTTTGCTTATGGTTTGATGAATTAGGTCGTTCTGGTGAAATTCCACTATTTATGGATGTGTTCTTTGAATCTCACGTATTACGAGGAATGTACGGGGATATGCCAGGGACAGAACCGTCATTGTTAGGACCTTACTATGTTGATAATGAGCCTGAATTAAAGGAACCTTTTGAACTTCCTATGCGCCCGGATGAAAAAGGAGAAGTTTTCTACTTTACTGGAATCGTGAAGTCTCTTGATGGAAAGCCACTAGGCAATACAGAAGTATGCATGTGGCAAGCGGATGCTGACGGTGAATATTCCCATTTTGCTGACGGTATACCCGAATATAACTTACGTGGGAAGTTTAAAACAGATGATCAAGGCAAGTTTACGGTAAAAACAGTGATTCCTGCGCCGTATCAAATTCCAACAGGTGGGCCTACTGGGCAGTTCTTAGATTATATTGACTCTCATCCATATCGTCCTGCTCACTTGCATTTCATTATTCGAGCTGAAGGTCACGATGAACTAATTACACAAGTATTCTTCGACGGGGACAAATGGTTAGATACGGATGTTGCTGATGGTGTTAGAAACTCCTTGATTAGTAATTTACAAAAGCAAGGGGATCATACGACAGGAGCACTCGAGTTTGAACTAAGACCTGTATCAGTTCCTGCAAAGAATAAATAA
- a CDS encoding 4-hydroxyphenylacetate 3-hydroxylase family protein: MSTEEKQLLKKPLTGDEYLESLRDGREIWLNGERVDDVTTHPAFRNSARSIARLYDALHDPKTKDVLTRDTDTGNGGFTQRFFQNDYTAEDLFKTRDAIAEWSKLTYGQMGRSPDYKAAFLATLGANPEYYAPYQDNAKRWYKEAQERNWYFNHAIINPPVDRNKPIDEVSDVFVKVVGETDEGIIVSGAKMVATGSALTNYNFVAHYGPMPIQKEEFALVFVAKMDTPGVKLVSRPSYEMNAAVMGSPFDYPLSSRFDENDAVLIFDKAVIPWENVLIYKDLEKANGFFPESGFLHRFTFHGVTRLAVKLDFITGLLLKALKANGTDQFRGVQANIGEVIAWRNMFWSMSDAMALNPNTGANGTVLPNINYGLSYRVFMAQGWPRVKEIIEQVVAGSLIVQPSSASDFKNPELRDYIDQLYRGSNDIEAEEKIKVIKLLWDAIGTDYGGRHELYERNYSGNHENTRIENLVVANMSGDAQSFEDFAQQCMDDYDLDGWTNSTWINPDDVSYFKKK; this comes from the coding sequence ATGTCGACAGAAGAGAAGCAATTGTTAAAAAAGCCATTGACTGGGGACGAGTATTTAGAAAGCTTAAGGGATGGACGAGAAATTTGGTTAAATGGTGAGCGGGTTGATGATGTTACCACTCATCCTGCCTTTCGAAATTCAGCCAGGTCCATCGCGAGGTTATACGATGCGTTACATGATCCTAAAACAAAAGACGTACTAACAAGAGATACAGATACAGGAAATGGAGGATTCACACAGCGCTTCTTCCAAAATGATTATACTGCAGAGGACTTGTTTAAGACACGAGACGCAATCGCGGAGTGGTCAAAGCTAACATACGGTCAAATGGGTCGATCACCGGATTATAAGGCTGCATTTTTAGCAACTTTAGGCGCAAACCCAGAATACTATGCTCCTTATCAAGACAATGCAAAAAGATGGTATAAAGAAGCACAAGAAAGAAACTGGTACTTCAACCATGCGATTATTAACCCTCCGGTTGATCGAAATAAACCGATCGACGAAGTGTCTGATGTCTTTGTCAAAGTCGTCGGAGAAACAGATGAAGGGATCATTGTAAGTGGAGCGAAAATGGTTGCAACAGGTTCTGCCTTAACGAACTATAACTTTGTTGCTCATTACGGTCCGATGCCAATTCAAAAAGAAGAGTTTGCTCTCGTATTCGTCGCTAAGATGGATACACCTGGAGTAAAACTTGTTTCAAGACCGTCTTATGAAATGAATGCAGCGGTAATGGGAAGTCCGTTTGATTATCCATTAAGCAGCCGTTTTGATGAAAACGATGCCGTACTCATTTTTGATAAAGCAGTTATTCCTTGGGAGAATGTCCTCATTTATAAGGATTTAGAAAAAGCGAATGGATTTTTCCCGGAGAGTGGATTTTTACACCGTTTCACATTCCATGGTGTAACAAGGTTAGCGGTGAAATTAGACTTTATTACAGGGTTGTTATTAAAAGCATTAAAGGCGAATGGTACCGATCAATTCCGAGGCGTGCAAGCAAATATCGGTGAAGTCATTGCTTGGAGGAATATGTTCTGGTCGATGAGTGATGCGATGGCACTCAATCCGAACACTGGGGCAAATGGTACGGTCTTGCCAAACATAAACTATGGTCTCTCTTATCGCGTATTTATGGCACAAGGTTGGCCGAGAGTGAAAGAAATTATCGAGCAAGTCGTTGCAGGAAGCTTGATTGTGCAGCCTTCAAGTGCGAGTGACTTTAAGAATCCAGAGCTCCGTGACTACATCGATCAGCTTTACAGAGGATCTAATGACATAGAAGCAGAAGAAAAAATAAAGGTCATTAAACTACTATGGGATGCGATTGGAACGGATTACGGTGGCAGACATGAACTTTATGAGAGGAACTATTCCGGTAATCATGAGAATACGAGAATCGAAAACTTAGTCGTAGCTAACATGAGTGGGGATGCACAATCATTCGAAGATTTTGCCCAACAGTGTATGGATGATTATGATCTAGATGGCTGGACGAACTCAACATGGATCAATCCAGATGACGTTAGTTATTTCAAGAAAAAATAA
- a CDS encoding XylR N-terminal domain-containing protein, translated as MTVKSHQLLFHNLIDINPRTGTIMLHDKRMVLMSVEALGILRRDLINTLSMERAKGFLLRYGWACGYRDGELMTGKYQWESKEDLLLSGPSLHTLEGVVTVEPDVLEIDEGHLYFTGYWRNSFEAEEHISHFDMSDETVCWMLVGYASGFLTKTFGKEVVVYEKYCKGKGDPYCYFVAQTAEDCSEEHIRDLDFYKTESLQSVLDSAYLEIKQLNEDILESEKIQDQLTELLLKDKDVNHTTELIGSVLKRSVVIDHLDEVYTSFFLRKEDEEVYHKWRNDKCSALDNVHIETFDIKSDHLRLGKLVVIGDQKLSQREEMIIKRALMVFTIQMFHQRKITESIWRKKEDFFSEIINHRDLDEVSLRRKAHIFDFNPNEPLRVITVKVSPKNMINDVLNLLIAKYSNTDIFIKNGYILLLENEVNATEQLSKDIIQLVSKKLSEVKVYLGVGRKVGCVSKLGKSYRDAVRICDFVQLTYPIDSKCAKYEELEPIILFLKGGDHEELIMFYKETIGKLVKYDQENGGNFLITLKSYLDHNGNLQQTANDLHLSIAGLRYRIEKIESICDIDLKTGSGRFNCQLAIKIFFTLKIINKEESFNRLVLE; from the coding sequence GTGACGGTCAAAAGCCATCAATTATTGTTTCATAACTTAATTGACATTAATCCTCGGACAGGGACGATCATGCTGCATGATAAAAGAATGGTTTTAATGTCAGTCGAAGCATTAGGAATCTTACGCAGGGATTTAATTAATACATTAAGTATGGAACGGGCAAAAGGGTTTCTTTTAAGGTATGGCTGGGCATGCGGGTATCGTGATGGTGAACTAATGACAGGAAAGTATCAGTGGGAATCAAAAGAAGACTTGCTTTTATCTGGACCATCCCTACATACATTAGAGGGAGTTGTTACTGTTGAGCCAGATGTATTAGAAATCGATGAAGGCCATTTGTATTTTACAGGCTATTGGAGAAATTCATTTGAAGCCGAGGAACATATTTCTCATTTTGATATGAGTGATGAAACAGTATGCTGGATGCTCGTTGGATATGCGAGCGGCTTTTTAACGAAAACGTTTGGAAAAGAAGTTGTTGTTTATGAGAAATATTGTAAAGGAAAAGGGGACCCATATTGTTATTTTGTCGCCCAAACTGCAGAAGACTGTTCAGAAGAGCACATAAGGGATTTAGACTTTTACAAGACGGAATCGTTACAGTCTGTGCTAGATAGTGCATATTTAGAGATAAAACAGCTAAATGAAGACATTCTAGAATCTGAAAAAATACAGGATCAGTTAACAGAGTTACTTTTAAAAGACAAAGATGTTAATCATACAACAGAGTTAATTGGGAGTGTACTAAAACGGAGTGTGGTCATTGATCATTTAGATGAAGTGTATACATCATTTTTTCTACGTAAAGAGGATGAAGAGGTCTATCACAAATGGCGAAACGACAAATGTTCGGCATTAGACAATGTTCATATAGAAACATTTGATATTAAAAGCGACCATTTACGTTTAGGAAAATTAGTTGTTATTGGTGATCAAAAGTTAAGTCAACGAGAAGAAATGATCATTAAACGAGCTTTAATGGTTTTTACGATTCAAATGTTTCACCAACGAAAAATTACGGAGTCTATTTGGCGTAAAAAAGAGGATTTCTTTAGTGAGATAATTAATCATCGAGATCTAGATGAAGTTTCTTTAAGAAGGAAAGCTCATATTTTTGATTTTAATCCAAATGAACCTCTCCGTGTGATTACCGTGAAGGTTTCACCTAAAAATATGATCAATGACGTATTAAACCTTTTAATAGCCAAATATTCAAATACTGATATCTTTATAAAAAATGGTTATATTTTATTATTAGAAAATGAGGTCAATGCAACTGAGCAGCTTTCTAAAGACATTATACAATTAGTAAGTAAAAAACTTTCTGAGGTGAAAGTATATTTAGGTGTCGGCCGAAAAGTGGGGTGTGTTTCTAAGCTAGGTAAAAGCTACCGTGATGCGGTTCGGATTTGTGACTTTGTTCAATTAACGTACCCAATTGATAGTAAATGTGCAAAGTATGAAGAACTTGAGCCGATCATTTTATTCTTAAAAGGTGGAGATCATGAAGAGTTAATCATGTTCTATAAAGAAACGATCGGAAAGCTAGTTAAGTATGACCAAGAGAACGGGGGGAACTTCCTGATAACACTTAAGTCTTATTTAGACCATAATGGCAACCTCCAGCAAACAGCGAACGACCTCCATTTGTCGATTGCTGGATTAAGGTACAGGATCGAGAAGATAGAATCGATATGTGATATTGATTTAAAAACAGGTTCAGGAAGATTCAATTGTCAGTTAGCGATCAAGATCTTTTTTACATTAAAAATTATTAATAAAGAGGAAAGTTTTAACCGATTAGTTCTAGAGTAA
- a CDS encoding pyridoxamine 5'-phosphate oxidase family protein: MKVKDHLSTELVEFLRGETLVSLITIDEESKKPTVACISWLKALAGGKTIKFAIGDNAESVKNILANPYVVLNVIGPDSCYQITGTGEVSETFKETIKFKVVTVNVEEVEDVIFYGAKITTPPAYEKTYDPNLAKKIDREIYEKLTD; this comes from the coding sequence ATGAAAGTAAAAGATCATTTAAGTACGGAATTAGTAGAATTTTTAAGAGGGGAAACGCTTGTATCACTCATTACAATCGATGAAGAATCGAAAAAACCAACAGTTGCATGTATCTCTTGGTTGAAAGCGCTTGCAGGCGGTAAGACAATTAAGTTTGCTATCGGAGATAATGCTGAAAGCGTCAAAAATATACTTGCAAACCCTTATGTCGTTTTAAATGTGATCGGACCAGATAGTTGCTATCAAATTACTGGAACGGGAGAAGTCTCTGAAACATTTAAAGAAACGATTAAATTTAAAGTCGTCACGGTAAATGTTGAAGAGGTCGAAGATGTGATTTTTTATGGTGCGAAAATTACAACGCCCCCTGCATATGAAAAAACGTATGATCCGAATTTAGCGAAAAAAATTGATCGTGAAATTTATGAGAAATTAACAGACTGA